A portion of the Diprion similis isolate iyDipSimi1 chromosome 4, iyDipSimi1.1, whole genome shotgun sequence genome contains these proteins:
- the LOC124405737 gene encoding mRNA (2'-O-methyladenosine-N(6)-)-methyltransferase isoform X1, whose protein sequence is MTKFLPGTNWKQGDCYTVLDNYVTTMNEVSGGKQEMTSNSAWEALAGQSVSALPTMHHHQLLQPEANPPVTQVIVPTPVKLQAAILPPPQSVVEHCPPLAHMQQTSLASQATAPGAFVDSELSPELQQQGWKKFWSKRENRPYFWNKSTGESLWVPPSLKPQFDPITDPLGICGVPPAPGNGPIAPATPATTLKRRASEDSPVASAAKKFILAGPWDLEISTNVIIYERGPSNLPHIHPDVEAFRCGLLAKLRQCYQELCHTRESIDAPRDSFNRWLMERKVIDCGSDPLLPSQCFPEISMSMYREIMNDIPMKLVRPKFTGDARKQLSRYAEAAKNMIESRSASPESRKVVKWNAEDTFQWLRRTVGATFDDFQDRLAHLKRQCQPHLTETVKASVEGICLKIYHLSTDYAKKIKDKNCQITKESGLADVIPLTGPVSSQRKVWCYPVQFSLPSPRLPQIEYLPEREQTMLRFHGDTMGINNTHLTKLEHLYRYNCFDDKKFEMFLPRVWSMLKRYQTYLGINEGQATQMALPVTVFECLQRTFGVTFECFASPLNCYFRQYCSAFADTDSHFGSRGPFLDFRPISGSFEANPPYCEELMEAMVNHFEQLLADSVEPLSFVVFLPEWRDPAPNALLKLESSHFKRKQVVVPAMEHEYRHGFQHILPKGEVNIRAAHGTLVVWLQNAAGNARWGPTDDRVEALLEAWRPGRERERDRQELLSPPRQTHQPIAATPIPVASTPTTPTTPLSSLSTLSTHPIASAQLIFR, encoded by the exons ATGACTAAGTTTTTACCAGGCACAAACTGGAAGCAAG GTGACTGTTATACCGTACTTGACAATTACGTCACAACGATGAACGAAGTTAGCGGAGGAAAGCAAGAAATGACTAGTAATTCAGCATGGGAAGCTTTGGCTGGCCAGTCAGTTTCGGCATTGCCTACCATGCATCATCATCAGCTTTTACAACCGGAAGCAAATCCTCCGGTTACTCAAGTTATTGTACCAACACCAGTTAAACTTCAAGCAGCAATACTACCGCCACCTCAAAGTGTGGTTGAGCATTGTCCTCCTTTAGCTCATATGCAGCAAACCTCACTTGCTTCACAG GCTACTGCGCCAGGTGCTTTTGTCGATTCTGAACTATCACCTGAGCTCCAACAGCAGGGAtggaaaaagttttggagcAAAAGGGAAAACAGACCGTATTTTTGGAATAAGTCGACTGGAGAATCTCTCTGGGTTCCTCCATCACTCAAACCGCAATTTGATCCAATAACTGATCCCTTGGGTATATGCGGCGTACCACCGGCTCCTGGCAATGGTCCGATAGCCCCTGCTACTCCTGCAACTACGCTTAAACGCAGAGCATCTGAGGACAGCCCTGTTGCTTCtgcagcaaagaaattcattttagc CGGCCCATGGGACTTGGAGATCTCaacaaatgtaataatttacgAAAGAGGACCTTCGAACTTACCCCACATTCATCCGGACGTTGAAGCCTTCAGATGTGGATTgcttgcaaaattacgccaGTGCTATCAAGAGCTCTGTCACACGCGAGAATCTATAGACGCTCCCAGGGATTCCTTCAATCGGTGGCTGATGGAGCGCAAAGTCATTGATTGCGGCTCAGACCCATTACTTCCGAGTCAATGTTTCCCAGAAATATCAATGTCTATGTATCGTGAAATAATGAACGATATACCAATGAAACTTGTCAGACCAAAATTCACTGGTGATGCCAGGAAACAGCTGTCAAGATATGCCGAGGCAGCTAAGAATATGATAGAATCTAGGTCTGCGTCTCCCGAAAGTAGAAAAGTTGTTAAATGGAATGCTGAGGACACCTTTCAATGGCTAAGAAGGACGGTTGGTGCTACTTTTGATGATTTTCAAGATAGATTAGCTCATTTAAAAAGGCAATGTCAACCTCACTTGACGGAGACAGTAAAAGCTAGCGTCGAGGGaatctgtttaaaaatttaccacCTTTCGACAGACtacgcaaaaaaaattaaagataagaACTGtcaaataacgaaagaaaGCGGGCTCGCAGACGTCATACCATTGACAGGTCCTGTGAGTAGCCAGAGAAAAGTATGGTGCTATCCTGTGCAGTTCTCCTTGCCAAGTCCGCGTTTACCGCAAATAGAGTACTTACCAGAAAGAGAACAAACCATGCTACGCTTTCATGGAGACACAATGGGCATAAATAACACGCACTTGACAAAACTGGAACATTTGTACAGATATAATTGCTTTGACGATAAAAAATTCGAGATGTTTCTACCCCGAGTTTGGTCCATGCTCAAAAGATACCAAACGTACCTTGGAATAAATGAGGGTCAAGCTACGCAAATGGCATTGCCAGTCACTGTCTTTGAGTGTCTTCAGAGAACTTTTGGCGTCACTTTTGAATGCTTTGCTTCTCCATTGAACTGCTACTTCAGACAATATTGCTCGGCATTTGCCGATACAGATTCTCACTTTGGATCAAGAGGACCTTTCCTTGACTTCAGGCCCATTAGTGGCTCCTTTGAAGCCAATCCTCCATACTGTGAGGAGCTAATGGAGGCCATGGTTAATCATTTTGAGCAATTGCTTGCTGATTCAGTTGAGCCTCTCTCGTTTGTAGTTTTTCTACCCGAATGGAGAGATCCGGCACCTAACGCACTTCTAAAACTTGAGAGTAGTCACTTCAAACGCAAGCAAGTTGTTGTGCCTGCAATGGAACATGAGTACCGACACGGCTTTCAACATATCCTTCCTAA GGGAGAAGTCAATATACGAGCAGCACACGGTACTCTTGTTGTGTGGCTGCAGAACGCTGCTGGTAATGCACGTTGGGGACCGACGGATGACCGAGTAGAGGCACTCTTAGAGGCTTGGAGACCTGGGAGAGAAAGGGAAAGAGATAGACAAGAACTACTCTCCCCACCACGGCAAACACATCAACCTATCGCTGCTACCCCCATTCCTGTGGCGTCAACACCCACGACCCCAACGACCCCACTTTCATCCTTGTCTACTCTTTCAACACATCCCAT
- the LOC124405737 gene encoding mRNA (2'-O-methyladenosine-N(6)-)-methyltransferase isoform X3 produces the protein MNEVSGGKQEMTSNSAWEALAGQSVSALPTMHHHQLLQPEANPPVTQVIVPTPVKLQAAILPPPQSVVEHCPPLAHMQQTSLASQATAPGAFVDSELSPELQQQGWKKFWSKRENRPYFWNKSTGESLWVPPSLKPQFDPITDPLGICGVPPAPGNGPIAPATPATTLKRRASEDSPVASAAKKFILAGPWDLEISTNVIIYERGPSNLPHIHPDVEAFRCGLLAKLRQCYQELCHTRESIDAPRDSFNRWLMERKVIDCGSDPLLPSQCFPEISMSMYREIMNDIPMKLVRPKFTGDARKQLSRYAEAAKNMIESRSASPESRKVVKWNAEDTFQWLRRTVGATFDDFQDRLAHLKRQCQPHLTETVKASVEGICLKIYHLSTDYAKKIKDKNCQITKESGLADVIPLTGPVSSQRKVWCYPVQFSLPSPRLPQIEYLPEREQTMLRFHGDTMGINNTHLTKLEHLYRYNCFDDKKFEMFLPRVWSMLKRYQTYLGINEGQATQMALPVTVFECLQRTFGVTFECFASPLNCYFRQYCSAFADTDSHFGSRGPFLDFRPISGSFEANPPYCEELMEAMVNHFEQLLADSVEPLSFVVFLPEWRDPAPNALLKLESSHFKRKQVVVPAMEHEYRHGFQHILPKGEVNIRAAHGTLVVWLQNAAGNARWGPTDDRVEALLEAWRPGRERERDRQELLSPPRQTHQPIAATPIPVASTPTTPTTPLSSLSTLSTHPIASAQLIFR, from the exons ATGAACGAAGTTAGCGGAGGAAAGCAAGAAATGACTAGTAATTCAGCATGGGAAGCTTTGGCTGGCCAGTCAGTTTCGGCATTGCCTACCATGCATCATCATCAGCTTTTACAACCGGAAGCAAATCCTCCGGTTACTCAAGTTATTGTACCAACACCAGTTAAACTTCAAGCAGCAATACTACCGCCACCTCAAAGTGTGGTTGAGCATTGTCCTCCTTTAGCTCATATGCAGCAAACCTCACTTGCTTCACAG GCTACTGCGCCAGGTGCTTTTGTCGATTCTGAACTATCACCTGAGCTCCAACAGCAGGGAtggaaaaagttttggagcAAAAGGGAAAACAGACCGTATTTTTGGAATAAGTCGACTGGAGAATCTCTCTGGGTTCCTCCATCACTCAAACCGCAATTTGATCCAATAACTGATCCCTTGGGTATATGCGGCGTACCACCGGCTCCTGGCAATGGTCCGATAGCCCCTGCTACTCCTGCAACTACGCTTAAACGCAGAGCATCTGAGGACAGCCCTGTTGCTTCtgcagcaaagaaattcattttagc CGGCCCATGGGACTTGGAGATCTCaacaaatgtaataatttacgAAAGAGGACCTTCGAACTTACCCCACATTCATCCGGACGTTGAAGCCTTCAGATGTGGATTgcttgcaaaattacgccaGTGCTATCAAGAGCTCTGTCACACGCGAGAATCTATAGACGCTCCCAGGGATTCCTTCAATCGGTGGCTGATGGAGCGCAAAGTCATTGATTGCGGCTCAGACCCATTACTTCCGAGTCAATGTTTCCCAGAAATATCAATGTCTATGTATCGTGAAATAATGAACGATATACCAATGAAACTTGTCAGACCAAAATTCACTGGTGATGCCAGGAAACAGCTGTCAAGATATGCCGAGGCAGCTAAGAATATGATAGAATCTAGGTCTGCGTCTCCCGAAAGTAGAAAAGTTGTTAAATGGAATGCTGAGGACACCTTTCAATGGCTAAGAAGGACGGTTGGTGCTACTTTTGATGATTTTCAAGATAGATTAGCTCATTTAAAAAGGCAATGTCAACCTCACTTGACGGAGACAGTAAAAGCTAGCGTCGAGGGaatctgtttaaaaatttaccacCTTTCGACAGACtacgcaaaaaaaattaaagataagaACTGtcaaataacgaaagaaaGCGGGCTCGCAGACGTCATACCATTGACAGGTCCTGTGAGTAGCCAGAGAAAAGTATGGTGCTATCCTGTGCAGTTCTCCTTGCCAAGTCCGCGTTTACCGCAAATAGAGTACTTACCAGAAAGAGAACAAACCATGCTACGCTTTCATGGAGACACAATGGGCATAAATAACACGCACTTGACAAAACTGGAACATTTGTACAGATATAATTGCTTTGACGATAAAAAATTCGAGATGTTTCTACCCCGAGTTTGGTCCATGCTCAAAAGATACCAAACGTACCTTGGAATAAATGAGGGTCAAGCTACGCAAATGGCATTGCCAGTCACTGTCTTTGAGTGTCTTCAGAGAACTTTTGGCGTCACTTTTGAATGCTTTGCTTCTCCATTGAACTGCTACTTCAGACAATATTGCTCGGCATTTGCCGATACAGATTCTCACTTTGGATCAAGAGGACCTTTCCTTGACTTCAGGCCCATTAGTGGCTCCTTTGAAGCCAATCCTCCATACTGTGAGGAGCTAATGGAGGCCATGGTTAATCATTTTGAGCAATTGCTTGCTGATTCAGTTGAGCCTCTCTCGTTTGTAGTTTTTCTACCCGAATGGAGAGATCCGGCACCTAACGCACTTCTAAAACTTGAGAGTAGTCACTTCAAACGCAAGCAAGTTGTTGTGCCTGCAATGGAACATGAGTACCGACACGGCTTTCAACATATCCTTCCTAA GGGAGAAGTCAATATACGAGCAGCACACGGTACTCTTGTTGTGTGGCTGCAGAACGCTGCTGGTAATGCACGTTGGGGACCGACGGATGACCGAGTAGAGGCACTCTTAGAGGCTTGGAGACCTGGGAGAGAAAGGGAAAGAGATAGACAAGAACTACTCTCCCCACCACGGCAAACACATCAACCTATCGCTGCTACCCCCATTCCTGTGGCGTCAACACCCACGACCCCAACGACCCCACTTTCATCCTTGTCTACTCTTTCAACACATCCCAT
- the LOC124405738 gene encoding basic salivary proline-rich protein 1-like has product MSVTFAQRGRPPPNPAQIQKMLDENSHLIQTIQEYQNKGKPQECIQYQQVLHRNLVYLASIADANQNIQALLPPPQGLPNGPQHPMMGPQGPPAGPPVAAGPGTEMPPNTQQPLPMSGFNQAQSMPQGGYRGPVIPGQGPSMNRPGPVPGPQQYRSGPQGYPQQPTQQGYPGPYSNQNPATTYPGPQAAAYTPGQANQYASPNPTQQQGYPAASQPNYGPPNTGNSYGPQPGGYPPPGGNQPPSGYGPPPPSQQGYPPPNASQQNFPSSAQPQQPGQYGSPSPQPTYQQPPSQPPPNAYNSTQAGNYPPSSQGYPNSVPPQSYPPPPTSTPAQPPQSGPQQNAGPQSSYGNQPSPGPGPGPSQYGPASTSPPFSTPPASGVNTYAQSGQPTSTPSVASTQTYPPTGAPPVSSQGGGYTPPGPAPSGYPVHQQPHQTSHPPPHPPPHQAPHQPSHPPPSHQAPHQPPHQSPHQSSHQSAHQPPHQPSHQSSHQPSHQPPPHQPQHQPQQQSQTPPQQQQQQQSPSPAPSGFQPPPGPPQGPPPPSGPPQPPGGYGPPQSHPATTQTYVPPSPGGQPQVYSPHPPQGGQHYGHPQYPPQSYPPPPGGQGYGQYPPRPPGGHMPPPPGPQGPPPPNQYTGYGYQPPPQ; this is encoded by the exons ATGTCGGTAACGTTTGCTCAGCGAGGTAGACCGCCGCCAAATCCAGCCCAAATACAAAAG ATGCTGGATGAGAACAGTCaccttattcaaactattcaaGAGTACCAAAACAAAGGAAAACCTCAGGAATGCATACA gtACCAGCAAGTTTTGCACCGCAACTTGGTATACTTGGCATCTATCGCAGATGCTAACCAAAATATCCAGGCTCTATTGCCA cCACCTCAAGGCTTGCCCAATGGACCGCAGCATCCTATGATGGGGCCTCAAGGGCCACCAGCAGGTCCTCCTGTAGCTGCAGGACCTGGTACTGAAATGCCTCCAAACACGCAGCAGCCTTTACCCATGTCTGGATTCAATCAAGCACAGTCGATGCCTCAGGGAGGATATCGTGGTCCTGTTATACCTGGACAAGGGCCGAGCATGAATC gACCTGGACCAGTCCCTGGCCCACAGCAGTACAGAAGCGGACCTCAAGGATACCCTCAGCAACCGACTCAACAAGGATATCCAGGGCCTTATTCGAACCAGAATCCTGCCACAACCTATCCAGGACCTCAGGCAGCAGCTTACACACCAGGGCAGGCCAACCAATACGCATCTCCTAATCCTACCCAACAACAGGGTTATCCAGCTGCCAGCCAACCGAATTACGGTCCACCTAACACTGGCAACAGCTACGGGCCACAACCTGGAGGATATCCTCCTCCTGGTGGTAACCAACCTCCATCTGGATATGGTCCGCCGCCTCCCAGTCAGCAAGGATACCCTCCTCCGAATGCTTCTCAACAAAACTTTCCTTCGAGCGCACAACCCCAGCAGCCAGGACAGTATGGTAGTCCCAGCCCTCAACCGACTTATCAACAACCTCCATCCCAGCCTCCCCCAAATGCATACAATTCAACGCAGGCTGGAAATTATCCTCCGTCATCTCAGGGGTATCCCAATAGTGTACCTCCTCAAAGCTATCCACCCCCACCAACGTCTACCCCAGCTCAACCACCACAGTCTGGACCACAACAAAATGCTGGCCCACAGTCTAGCTATGGAAACCAACCCAGTCCTGGTCCTGGTCCTGGTCCATCACAGTATGGTCCAGCATCAACATCTCCACCTTTCAGTACCCCTCCAGCTAGTGGGGTAAACACTTATGCTCAGAGCGGGCAGCCTACTAGCACACCGTCCGTTGCATCCACTCAGACTTACCCGCCAACTGGTGCTCCTCCAGTTTCATCGCAGGGTGGAGGTTATACACCTCCTGGACCAGCTCCCTCGGGTTATCCTGTGCATCAGCAGCCACACCAGACTTCTCATCCACCTCCGCATCCACCGCCGCATCAAGCTCCTCATCAACCCTCGCACCCACCTCCATCACACCAAGCACCCCATCAGCCACCTCATCAATCTCCTCATCAATCGTCGCATCAGTCCGCTCATCAACCTCCTCATCAGCCATCGCATCAGTCTTCACACCAACCTTCGCATCAGCCACCTCCACACCAGCCTCAGCATCAACCGCAACAGCAATCTCAAACTCcaccgcagcagcagcaacagcagcagtcACCCAGCCCAGCTCCTAGTGGTTTTCAACCTCCACCCGGTCCACCACAAGGGCCACCGCCTCCATCTGGACCTCCCCAGCCTCCAGGAGGTTACGGCCCTCCACAGTCTCATCCTGCGACTACGCAAACCTATGTACCCCCATCTCCAGGCGGTCAACCCCAAGTGTATTCACCCCATCCACCTCAGGGTGGACAGCATTATGGGCATCCCCAATACCCACCGCAGAGTTATCCCCCACCACCAGGAGGACAAGGATACGGGCAATATCCACCTCGCCCTCCAGGTGGACATATGCCACCCCCGCCTGGTCCCCAAGGTCCTCCACCTCCCAATCAGTATACTGGCTATGGATATCAGCCTCCGCCCCAATAG
- the LOC124405737 gene encoding mRNA (2'-O-methyladenosine-N(6)-)-methyltransferase isoform X2, which translates to MTKFLPGTNWKQGDCYTVLDNYVTTMNEVSGGKQEMTSNSAWEALAGQSVSALPTMHHHQLLQPEANPPVTQVIVPTPVKLQAAILPPPQSVVEHCPPLAHMQQTSLASQATAPGAFVDSELSPELQQQGWKKFWSKRENRPYFWNKSTGESLWVPPSLKPQFDPITDPLGICGVPPAPGNGPIAPATPATTLKRRASEDSPVASAAKKFILAGPWDLEISTNVIIYERGPSNLPHIHPDVEAFRCGLLAKLRQCYQELCHTRESIDAPRDSFNRWLMERKVIDCGSDPLLPSQCFPEISMSMYREIMNDIPMKLVRPKFTGDARKQLSRYAEAAKNMIESRSASPESRKVVKWNAEDTFQWLRRTVGATFDDFQDRLAHLKRQCQPHLTETVKASVEGICLKIYHLSTDYAKKIKDKNCQITKESGLADVIPLTGPVSSQRKVWCYPVQFSLPSPRLPQIEYLPEREQTMLRFHGDTMGINNTHLTKLEHLYRYNCFDDKKFEMFLPRVWSMLKRYQTYLGINEGQATQMALPVTVFECLQRTFGVTFECFASPLNCYFRQYCSAFADTDSHFGSRGPFLDFRPISGSFEANPPYCEELMEAMVNHFEQLLADSVEPLSFVVFLPEWRDPAPNALLKLESSHFKRKQVVVPAMEHEYRHGFQHILPKGEVNIRAAHGTLVVWLQNAAGNARWGPTDDRVEALLEAWRPGRERERDRQELLSPPRQTHQPIAATPIPVASTPTTPTTPLSSLSTLSTHPIS; encoded by the exons ATGACTAAGTTTTTACCAGGCACAAACTGGAAGCAAG GTGACTGTTATACCGTACTTGACAATTACGTCACAACGATGAACGAAGTTAGCGGAGGAAAGCAAGAAATGACTAGTAATTCAGCATGGGAAGCTTTGGCTGGCCAGTCAGTTTCGGCATTGCCTACCATGCATCATCATCAGCTTTTACAACCGGAAGCAAATCCTCCGGTTACTCAAGTTATTGTACCAACACCAGTTAAACTTCAAGCAGCAATACTACCGCCACCTCAAAGTGTGGTTGAGCATTGTCCTCCTTTAGCTCATATGCAGCAAACCTCACTTGCTTCACAG GCTACTGCGCCAGGTGCTTTTGTCGATTCTGAACTATCACCTGAGCTCCAACAGCAGGGAtggaaaaagttttggagcAAAAGGGAAAACAGACCGTATTTTTGGAATAAGTCGACTGGAGAATCTCTCTGGGTTCCTCCATCACTCAAACCGCAATTTGATCCAATAACTGATCCCTTGGGTATATGCGGCGTACCACCGGCTCCTGGCAATGGTCCGATAGCCCCTGCTACTCCTGCAACTACGCTTAAACGCAGAGCATCTGAGGACAGCCCTGTTGCTTCtgcagcaaagaaattcattttagc CGGCCCATGGGACTTGGAGATCTCaacaaatgtaataatttacgAAAGAGGACCTTCGAACTTACCCCACATTCATCCGGACGTTGAAGCCTTCAGATGTGGATTgcttgcaaaattacgccaGTGCTATCAAGAGCTCTGTCACACGCGAGAATCTATAGACGCTCCCAGGGATTCCTTCAATCGGTGGCTGATGGAGCGCAAAGTCATTGATTGCGGCTCAGACCCATTACTTCCGAGTCAATGTTTCCCAGAAATATCAATGTCTATGTATCGTGAAATAATGAACGATATACCAATGAAACTTGTCAGACCAAAATTCACTGGTGATGCCAGGAAACAGCTGTCAAGATATGCCGAGGCAGCTAAGAATATGATAGAATCTAGGTCTGCGTCTCCCGAAAGTAGAAAAGTTGTTAAATGGAATGCTGAGGACACCTTTCAATGGCTAAGAAGGACGGTTGGTGCTACTTTTGATGATTTTCAAGATAGATTAGCTCATTTAAAAAGGCAATGTCAACCTCACTTGACGGAGACAGTAAAAGCTAGCGTCGAGGGaatctgtttaaaaatttaccacCTTTCGACAGACtacgcaaaaaaaattaaagataagaACTGtcaaataacgaaagaaaGCGGGCTCGCAGACGTCATACCATTGACAGGTCCTGTGAGTAGCCAGAGAAAAGTATGGTGCTATCCTGTGCAGTTCTCCTTGCCAAGTCCGCGTTTACCGCAAATAGAGTACTTACCAGAAAGAGAACAAACCATGCTACGCTTTCATGGAGACACAATGGGCATAAATAACACGCACTTGACAAAACTGGAACATTTGTACAGATATAATTGCTTTGACGATAAAAAATTCGAGATGTTTCTACCCCGAGTTTGGTCCATGCTCAAAAGATACCAAACGTACCTTGGAATAAATGAGGGTCAAGCTACGCAAATGGCATTGCCAGTCACTGTCTTTGAGTGTCTTCAGAGAACTTTTGGCGTCACTTTTGAATGCTTTGCTTCTCCATTGAACTGCTACTTCAGACAATATTGCTCGGCATTTGCCGATACAGATTCTCACTTTGGATCAAGAGGACCTTTCCTTGACTTCAGGCCCATTAGTGGCTCCTTTGAAGCCAATCCTCCATACTGTGAGGAGCTAATGGAGGCCATGGTTAATCATTTTGAGCAATTGCTTGCTGATTCAGTTGAGCCTCTCTCGTTTGTAGTTTTTCTACCCGAATGGAGAGATCCGGCACCTAACGCACTTCTAAAACTTGAGAGTAGTCACTTCAAACGCAAGCAAGTTGTTGTGCCTGCAATGGAACATGAGTACCGACACGGCTTTCAACATATCCTTCCTAA GGGAGAAGTCAATATACGAGCAGCACACGGTACTCTTGTTGTGTGGCTGCAGAACGCTGCTGGTAATGCACGTTGGGGACCGACGGATGACCGAGTAGAGGCACTCTTAGAGGCTTGGAGACCTGGGAGAGAAAGGGAAAGAGATAGACAAGAACTACTCTCCCCACCACGGCAAACACATCAACCTATCGCTGCTACCCCCATTCCTGTGGCGTCAACACCCACGACCCCAACGACCCCACTTTCATCCTTGTCTACTCTTTCAACACATCCCAT